Within Gemmatimonadetes bacterium T265, the genomic segment GCCGCCGTTCGTCGCCGACACGCCGTGGCGCCTCGTCCGCGCCCACCTCGACCGGGCGCCGGAGCCCGTCGAGCGCTACCGCCCCGACACGCCGCCCGCACTCGCGGCGCTCGTGATGCAGTGCCTGGAGAAAGACCCGGCCGCGCGCCCCGCCTCGGCCGGCGCGGTGCGCGCCGCGCTCGACGCGGTGGCGGCCGCGGCGCCGCCCGCCCGGCGCACCCGCCGGCGGCGGCGGTGGGCCCTCACGGCCGCCGGCGTCGCGCTCGCGGCCGGTACAGCGGCGGCCGTCGCCGTTCCGCGCGAGATCCGCGCGACGCTCGCCACGCTTCTCGCGCGCGGCGCGCCCGCGCTCAACCCGCGCCGCGTCGTCGTCGCTCCCCTCGACAACCGCACGGGCGACCCGTCGCTCGACGCGCTCGGCGAGATGGCGGCCGACTGGGTGGCGCGGGAGCTGATGCGCACCGGCGAGTTCGAGGTCGTCGATCCGCACACCGCGGTGACCACCGGCGCCCTGCTCGCGCGCGTGCCGCGGCCGCTGCGCGACGGCGACCCGGCGGTGGCGCTCGCCAAGGAGACGGGCGCGGGCCGCGCAGTCACGGGCAGCATCTACCGCACGGGCGACAGCCTCCGCCTGCAGGTGCAACTCGTGGATGTGGCGTCCGGACGCCTGGTGCGCGCCGTGCCGGCGGTGGATGCGAGCGCGCGCGCGCCCTCGGCGGCCGTCATGGCGCTCGCACGGCGCGCGGTCGCCGAGCTCGCGGCCACGGTCGACACCTCGGCGGGCGCCGCCGTGAGCGCGGCCGGTCGGCCGCCGTCGTACGAGGCCTACCGCGAGGTGAGCCGCGCCTGGGAGAGCTTCTTCCGCGCCGACCTCCGGGACTTCAGCGCCCGGGTCGACCACGCCGCCGCGCTCGACAGCACATATGTGACGCCGCTCCTTCTCGCGGCGTGGCACGCGGAAAACGTGGGGTGGTGGCCGCGGGCGGACAGCCTGCTGCGCCGCGTGGCGCGCCTCGACACGCTCCTCACTCCGGCCGAGCGCCCCTTGCGCGATGTGCTGGCCGCCCACGAGGCGGGCGACCTTCCCGGGGAGCTGCGGGCGGCCGAGGCGCTGCTCGCGCGTTCACCCGGGTCCACGGAGGTGCCGTTACTCGTCGCGGAGTGCGCGATACACGTCAACCGTCCCGCCGCCGCGCTCGCGGCGCTCGACCGCACCGATCCCGAGCGCGGGCTCAACCTGCTCGCGCCGTGGTACTGGTCCTACCGTACCACGGCCCTCCACGTGCAGGGCCGCTACCGGGAGGAGCTCGACGCCGCGGGGCGGGCCCGCCGGCAGTTTCCGGGGTCGCCCGCCGCGGCGTTCATGATGGTGCGGGCGCTCGCGGCCCTGGGCCGCGCCGGGGACGTGGAACGCGAGATGGCCGATGGACCCGACGGTCCCGTCCGCCCCGAGTTCGGCTTCGAGGCGCGCGCCCTCACGGCCGTGCGGGAGCTGCGCGTGCACGGCCGGTCGGGGGACGCCGAGCGCGTGCTCGTGGCCGCGCTCGCCCACGTCGGATTGTTGGGGCCGGGCGCCGTCCGCGCGGTGAGCGCCGACTCGGTGGCGGCGGCCGGGGCCGCACGCGCCGTCGGCCCCGACACGACGGACCCGGCTCCGTGGTACCGCGCCATGCTGCTCTACGAGGCCGGACGCTGGGCCGACGCGCGGCGCGTGGCGGCGGGCGCTGCCGCGGACTCCGCCGATGCGAGTGCCCTCGGCCTCCTCGGCACTACCACCGCCCGGCTGGGCGACACCGCGGGCGCGGCGCGCTTCGCCGCACGGCTCGCGGCGGCGCACCGGCCCTACCAGTTCGGGGCCGCCGCCGTGTGGGGCGCCCGCATCGCCGCCCTGCTCGGCGACCGGGCGGGGGCGGTCGCCCTGCTCGAGCGCTCCCGGCGCGAGGGGGCGGAAGCCGCGGAGGTGATCGGGTCGAGCCACGAGGCCAGCGCCGTGACCGACCCCGACTTCGCCGCCCTGCGCGGGTACCCGCCGTTCGTGGCGCTGACGACCCCGCGGCCGTGACCGCCCGGGCCGCGGGGGAGGGCGCCGTGTTAGGCAGCACCTAACACGCCTTATCGGCCGTCCGGGCGTGCCGGGGGCGGGTTCCTGCATGGCTGAGGCGCCGGCCCGGTCGGTGCGCTCCGCGCTGACACGCGCGGGAATAGCCCGCCACCGGCGTCCCACCGCACCGGGGGGATTCTCTCGCTCCCCTAGCCGCAATGCCGATCACGTAATGGCTTGTCGGCCGGTCCGCCCAAGGTGAAGATGTCGGTCCCCTCAGCGGACCGGCCGCATGACGTTGACCGAAGCCCTGCGGGCGGGGGCGGAGGCCGCGCCCGCGCCGACCCTGGAGCACGTCCGGCGCGATCTCGGCCCGGCGTGGATCGACGCCGCGCTCGCGGCCGCGGGCACCGCCCCGCTCCGGCGGCGCCGCCTGCCGGCCGAGCAGGTCATCTGGCTCGTGCTCGGCATGGCCCTCTACCGCGACCGCTCGATCGTGGAGGTGGCCGCCGCGCTCGACCTCGCGCTGCCGGGCGCGCGGGGCCCCACCGCCGCCCCGAGCGCGGTCAGTCAGGCGCGGACCCGAGTCGGGCCTGCGCCCCTCGCCTGGCTCTTCGCCCGCGGCGCCGAGACCTGGGCGCCCGCGAGTGCCGGGCGGTGCCGGGCGGTGCCGGGCGGCACCGCTGGCGTGGTCTGGCGCTCTACGGCGTCGATGGGACGACGCTCCGGGTGGCGGACACGCCGGCCAACCGCGCGCACTGCGGCGAGCAGGTTGCCGGCGGCGGGCGCGGCGTCAGCGCCTACCCGCTCGTGCGCGTGGTCGCGCTCATGGCGCGGCGCGCGCACCTGCTCGCCGCCGTCGAGGTCGGGCCGTCCGTGACGAGCGAGGCGCGCGCCGCCGCGGCGCTGTGGCCGCGTGTGCCCGACGCGTCGCTGACCGTCGTGGACCGCAACTTCCGCGCGGCGGGCACGCTGCTGCCGCTGGCCGCCGGCGGGGCCGAGCGGCACTGGCGCGTGCGCGCGAAGTCGAACACGCGCACCGTGCTGGTCGAGCAGCTCGGCGCGGGCGACGCGCGCGTCGAGCTGGAGGGCAGCGACCACGCGCGCCGCGCCGATCCGGCGCGCCCGCGGACCTGGCGCGCCCGCGGACCTGGCGCGCCCGCGGACCTGGCGCGCCCGCGGACCTGGCGCGCCCGCGCGATCACGTACGAACGGCCCGGGGGCGGCGGCCCGCAGCGGCTGCTCACGTCGCTGCGCGCCCCGGCGCGCGACCCGGCGCGCGACCCGGCGCGCGACCCGGCGCGCGACCCGGCGCGCGACCCGGCGCGCGACCCGGCGCGCGACCCGGCGCGCGACCCGGCGGCCGAGATCGTGGCGCTCTACCACGAGCGCTGGGAGCTGGAGCTCGGCTACGACGAGCTCCAGCCCGAGCTGCTCGAGCGCGAGGCGGCGCTCCGCAGCCAGAGCCCCGCGGCTGTGACGCAGGAGCGCTGGGGCGTGCTCCTCGCCTACAACTTGGTGCGTCTGGAGATGAGCCGGGTGGCCGACGCGGCGGCCGTCGCGCCGACCCGGATCCGCTTCGTCGGGGCGCTCCGCTTGATCCGCGACGAGTGGCTCTGGAGCACCTACGCCGCCCCGGGCGCGATCCCGCGCCACCTGGCGCGGCGCCGCGACGCGCTCGCCCGCCTCGTGCTGCCCGAGCGACGATCCGAGCGCGTCTACCCGCGCGCCGTAAAGCGCAAGATGAGCAACTACCCCCGCAAGCGGCTCCCACCGCCACCAGAGCCTAAATGATCGGCATTGGGCCTAGCGGGCGATCACCATCGTGTGCGCCCCTCGGGGGACCGGGATCGCGGTCGTCGTCTTGACCAGCGCGACGTGCGTCGGGTCGGTCGGGTTGACCGCGAGGCGCCACACGCCGAGCGACCCGCCCGGCGCGCCGCCGTCGAAGCGGTCGAACGTGATCGCGGCAACGTAGCGGCTGCTGTTGTCGAAGAGCACCGTCTCGGGCAGGACGCCGTCGAACGGGAAGTCGCCCACCCGGGTCAGCGCCCCCGTCGCGGGGTCGAGTCGCGCCAGGGAGAGCGAGGCGAAGAACGTCTGGCGCGGATCGGCGAACGGCAGGTACGAGCGCTCGAGATTGCTCGTCGCCACCCAGCGCCCGTCGGGGCTGACCGCCAACCCCTCGGGCCCGGCGCCTACGACGGCGCGCCCGACCACACGCGGCGGGTCCGCGGTGCGCCCGGTCCCGACCCGGATGCCGACCACCACGCCGCGGGGCCGGCCGTAGCCGTCGTCGGGGCCGGCGGCCGGGTCGGTGTCGTTCCCGTTCACGACGACGTGTCGGCCGTCTGGCGTCCAGCGCACCAGGAACGGCCCGCCGAGCCGCGCGAGCGGCACCGCGGCGCCCCGGGGTACGAGACGCGGTGCGCGCCCGGCGCCGCCGGTCGCGGTGCCGTCGCCGGTCACGCCGGTCACGCGCGCGAAGGTGACCGCCGGCGTGGTGGCGTCGAGCAGGGCGAGGACGTCCGCGCGCGCGCCCGGCGGTCCAAACTCCGCGTCGCGCACGGGATGCCCAGCCGGCCAGCCCGGCACCGCCGGCGCTACGCCGCCCGTGAGCCGGCCGTCGCGGAACCGGTACAGCAGGAGCGGGGTCGTCGGACCCGCCCCCTTGGGGCCGAACGTGACGGCGACGTGCGCGCCCGCGGCGTCGATGGCCACGGTCTCGGGCTGCGCGGGGCACGCGACGCGTTGCACGACCGCCGGGTGGTCGGGGTCGCCGAGGTCGACCACGACGATCGTCCGGCCGAGCGGCAAGTCGCGCAGCAGCGAGTCCGCCGCGCCCGGCCGCCGCGCCCCGAGTGTCTCGACTACGACCGCGTAGCGCCCGTCGGGCGTGAGCGCGGCGGCCGCGGGCGGCCCGGTTACCGAGTTCCCCACCGCGGCCCGGCCGACGGCCAGGGTGTCGAGAGGGCGTGCCCGGCCGCGGACGCGGTCGAGGCGCACGACCGTCAGCGCGTCGGCGCCTCGGGGCGGGCCGAGCCGGCCGTCGATGTAGGCCGAGGCGACCATGTCGGCGTCGGACAGGGCGACGAGCAGCCGGCCCCGGAAGTCGAGCGGCGCCGCGCGCCCCCGTCGGTCACGCGCGGCACGGCTTGCGCCGCCGCGGGGCGCGCGCCCGCCGCGCCGGCGCCGAGGAGGGCGCACCACACCAGGGCGAGGCGGCGGAACGCGGACGTCAGCGGCATGGGAATCAGGCGAGTGGCGGGCGGTCGTGCGACCACGGATTGCTGCGCCAATCCGGGCGGGCCGCACGGCGGTGGAATCGGCGAGTCTCATGAACGGCCGGGCCGTGCACCCCGTTGCAGCGCGCGCCTGCTGGGTCACCGGGTGTCGTCCCGGCGCAGGCCGTCCGCCAGTAGCGCGACCATCCGCTGGGCCTGCACGGGCTCGACGACCTCAGACATCGATAGGCGGGCGATCGCGCCCAGCAACTCGCCCGCGGCGACATCCGACCGGACGCGCCCAGCGGCCACCGCCGAGGCGAGGAGATGGTCGAGCGCGGGACGAAGGCGCGCTTCGAAGTGGCCCGGCAAGGCGGCGTAGGCGGGCTCGCCCGAGTGGAGGGCGCCGGCGAGCCCCCGCTTGGTCGCGAAGAACGCCGAGAAGCGCTGCATCCAGAGCCGCAGCGCCTCGAACGGTTCGTGGTGCCCGGCCAGCTCGGCGGCGGCGTCGGCGCAGTCGTCCATCTCGCGCCGGAAGACGGCGGCGATCAGGTCCGACCGCTGCGGGAAGTGCCGGTACACGGTGCCCACGCCCAGGCCCGCCTTGCCCGCGATGTCGCGGATGGGCGCGTCCACCCCGGCGACGGCGAAGACCTCCTTCGCCGCCTGGAGTAGCGCGTTGAGACTGCGCTGCGCGTCCGCCCGCAGCTGCTTAGATGCGACGCCGTCCGCCTCACTACCCGATCCTGATCGCACGCGAGCTCCTTGACATACGGAACGTCGTTCCGTATCTATGGTGAACACCGTTCCGCTTCAAACTCGCGGATCGGACCGCCGTTGCCAAGCGCGGCGTCACCACGGAGATCGGCCCATGAACACTGATATCTTCAATCTTTCCGGCAAGACGGCCCTGGTGACGGGGGGCAGTCGCGGCATCGGCGCCGCCTGCGCCACCCTGCTGGCCGCGCGCGGCGCCGCGGTCGCGATCACCTACGCGCGCGGCGCCGCGCGGGCCGACGCCCTCGTCGGCGAAATCGGAGCCGCGGGCGGGTCGGCGTTCGCCGTCGCGGCCGATGTGGGCGACTCGGACGCGGCCAAGGCGGGGGTGGCCCAGGCCCTCACCCGGCTCGGCGGCCACCTCGACATCCTGGTCAACAACGCGGGCGTCGCCGAGCACGCACCGTTCGGGGGGTTGAGCGACGCCAGCTTCGAGCGGCAGCTGGCCATCAACGTGCGCGGCGTCTGGTACACCACCACCGCCGCCGTGGCGGCCATGCGCGACGGCGGCCGCGTCATCAACATCGGCAGCTTCTTCAGCGAGCGCGTGCCGGCCCCCGGCACGAGCGCCTACGGGATGACCAAGCACGCCGTGGCGGGGCTGACCCGGGGGTGGGCGCGCGACCTCGCCGCCCGGCAGATCACGGTCAACACCGTCGAGCCGGGGGCGATCGAGACCGAGGCCAATCCCGACGCGGGCGACCGGGCGGCGATGATCAAGGCCATGGTCCCGCTCGGCCGCTACGGGCAGCCCCGCGAGGTCGCCGAGCTGGTCGCCTTCCTGGCCTCGCCGGCGGCGAGCTACGTCACCGGCGCGCAGATCCTCGTGGACGGGGGCCTGCTCGCCTAACGACGGGGGTGGTGGCCGGCGCCGGCGTTCCGGCTCGTGCGCGGACCGGCGGGCCCGCCGCCTCGCCCGGGCTTTGTCACGTTGACATCGGGAAAGGGTTCACCGACCGCGCGGAGGCGGCGCGCCCCGGACGTTCCGGCACGTCGCCCTGTTAGGCGGCCCGCAGGCCAGCCACCTCGCACCGGATGGCGGCGCGCTCGCGCATGGTCGCGCGGTACGCGGCTGCCGTGAGCCGGTGGCGCCCCGGGCGGAACAGGGTGCCCGCGCGACTGAACGCGTCGAGGAACCGCTGGGCCGATCCGGACGACTTGAACCGGCGCATGACGCGCTCGCGGAGGCGGGTGGGCTGGTGCGCCTGCTCAACCCGGTTGTTGCACCGCTGCGCCGAGCGGACCTGGAGGTGCTCGACCCCGACCAGCTGCGGGAGCCGCGCCAGGGCGGCCGCGTAGCTGCCTAACTTGTCGGTCGTAATCCGGGCAGGCGGGACGCCGCTCGCGACGTCGAGCAGACGCCGGAAGAACCGCGCGGCGGCCGCGTTGTCGCGGTGCGCCTGCAGGAGCACGTCGAGCGTCTGCCCGTGCTCGTCGACGGCACGCCAGAGCCAGTGGAGCTGGCCTCCGATGCGGACGGCCATCTCGTCGAGGTGCCAGGTTCGGCTCGTGTGCGGGCACCGCCGCCGGAGCGCCTCGGCGTACAGCGCGCCGAATTTCGCGACCCAGCGTCGGACCGTCTCGTACGACACCACCACGCCGCGCTCAACCAGCATTCCTCGACGTCGCGGAAGCTGAGGGCGAAGCGCAGGTAGAGCCGGACCGCGTGGGCGATCACCTCCCGCGGGAAGCGGTGGCCGCGGTACGGGTTTGGGCCTCCTGGCTCAGTCGCGCTCGGCGTTGACGTCATAGATGCGAACCTACCGACCGGTCCGCGAATGTGACAAAGCCCGCGCAACTGCTTCGGGTCCGGCCTGCCACGGTGATCGCCCATCAGCGTCTCCTCGTGCGCGCGTCGAGTCGGGGGGTCATGCGGGGCGCCGTGTTAGGCACGTCGCGGCGGCCGCCGCCCGGCGGTCGCAACGACGGCGAGCCCGCCGCCGGTCGAACGCCGCTGGAACAGATTCCGCCCGCCGCCGCTGCTGATTCCTGCCCGGTGTGCCAAAACTATGTCCTCGTGGCTGGTGAGAGCGTCGGGTCGCCGTCGGCCGCGTGCGCGCGCCGGCCCCACGTGGGGAATTGCCGTATCGCGCCGGATCCCCTCACCGGCGCCCCCCCTGCGCCGCGGCCCCGCTCGTCGCTCGGCTCGGTCAGGACAGGGAGGTCGGTCAACGCCGAGGAACGCCCCGGCGCGGGTGCGGCGGCGCGCGGCCTAACGAAAGAGCCTGACGGATCCCCGGGGGGACGGCGGCGGCCGGGGCGGGAGAGCCGCCGCGCCCCTCGCGCCCGCACCACGACCGGCCGGCAGGCCG encodes:
- a CDS encoding hypothetical protein (frameshifted, deletion at around 259062); translated protein: MPGGAGRHRWRGLALYGVDGTTLRVADTPANRAHCGEQVAGGGRGVSAYPLVRVVALMARRAHLLAAVEVGPSVTSEARAAAALWPRVPDASLTVVDRNFRAAGTLLPLAAGGAERHWRVRAKSNTRTVLVEQLGAGDARVELEGSDHARRADPARPRTWRARGPGAPADLARPRTWRARAITYERPGGGGPQRLLTSLRAPARDPARDPARDPARDPARDPARDPARDPARDPAAEIVALYHERWELELGYDELQPELLEREAALRSQSPAAVTQERWGVLLAYNLVRLEMSRVADAAAVAPTRIRFVGALRLIRDEWLWSTYAAPGAIPRHLARRRDALARLVLPERRSERVYPRAVKRKMSNYPRKRLPPPPEPK
- a CDS encoding TetR family transcriptional regulator — its product is MRSGSGSEADGVASKQLRADAQRSLNALLQAAKEVFAVAGVDAPIRDIAGKAGLGVGTVYRHFPQRSDLIAAVFRREMDDCADAAAELAGHHEPFEALRLWMQRFSAFFATKRGLAGALHSGEPAYAALPGHFEARLRPALDHLLASAVAAGRVRSDVAAGELLGAIARLSMSEVVEPVQAQRMVALLADGLRRDDTR
- a CDS encoding 3-ketoacyl-ACP reductase, with the translated sequence MNTDIFNLSGKTALVTGGSRGIGAACATLLAARGAAVAITYARGAARADALVGEIGAAGGSAFAVAADVGDSDAAKAGVAQALTRLGGHLDILVNNAGVAEHAPFGGLSDASFERQLAINVRGVWYTTTAAVAAMRDGGRVINIGSFFSERVPAPGTSAYGMTKHAVAGLTRGWARDLAARQITVNTVEPGAIETEANPDAGDRAAMIKAMVPLGRYGQPREVAELVAFLASPAASYVTGAQILVDGGLLA
- a CDS encoding IS6 family transposase (frameshifted, deletion at around 264038), which translates into the protein MLVERGVVVSYETVRRWVAKFGALYAEALRRRCPHTSRTWHLDEMAVRIGGQLHWLWRAVDEHGQTLDVLLQAHRDNAAAARFFRRLLDVASGVPPARITTDKLGSYAAALARLPQLVGVEHLQVRSAQRCNNRVEQAHQPTRLRERVMRRFKSSGSAQRFLDAFSRAGTLFRPGRHRLTAAAYRATMRERAAIRCEVAGLRAA